One genomic segment of Oleidesulfovibrio alaskensis DSM 16109 includes these proteins:
- a CDS encoding cytochrome c3 family protein: MVIVGILAAVAAFGYLSPKQTQAEPMRILFDNSGGKVIFDHKTHAENYGIECQTCHHESETARPDPMACGDCHGVAVTDEFRKEHVASYSDEACVTCHHVEFTGVDWSHEEHTGYDDCTACHHGPDIEPEPMACSNCHEAQGDESMPGLRDSVHRRCQTCHADMFEEKMDGCDSCHTSASQREALKNGTLDKAFTACASCHYEEKVDELIPNRMGAFHGQCMGCHEEVQSGPFEKSQCNQCHFR; the protein is encoded by the coding sequence GTGGTGATTGTTGGTATTCTGGCGGCCGTGGCTGCTTTCGGCTATCTGAGCCCTAAGCAGACGCAGGCCGAGCCCATGCGTATTTTGTTCGATAATTCGGGCGGAAAGGTGATTTTTGATCACAAAACGCATGCAGAGAATTACGGCATAGAATGCCAGACATGTCACCACGAAAGCGAGACGGCGAGACCTGACCCCATGGCCTGTGGCGACTGCCACGGCGTGGCCGTCACGGACGAGTTCCGTAAAGAGCATGTGGCCAGTTACTCCGACGAAGCATGTGTGACCTGTCACCATGTGGAATTTACCGGAGTGGACTGGAGCCATGAAGAGCACACCGGATACGATGACTGTACCGCGTGTCACCATGGACCGGACATCGAGCCAGAACCCATGGCCTGCTCCAACTGTCATGAAGCTCAGGGAGATGAATCCATGCCCGGGCTGCGTGATTCCGTTCACCGCCGCTGCCAGACCTGTCACGCCGACATGTTCGAAGAGAAGATGGACGGGTGCGACAGTTGCCACACCAGCGCCAGCCAGCGCGAAGCTCTGAAAAACGGAACCCTGGACAAGGCATTCACGGCCTGTGCCTCGTGTCACTACGAGGAAAAAGTGGACGAACTCATTCCCAACAGAATGGGCGCTTTCCACGGTCAGTGCATGGGATGTCACGAAGAGGTCCAAAGCGGCCCCTTTGAAAAGAGTCAATGCAACCAGTGCCATTTCCGGTGA
- a CDS encoding NADH:quinone oxidoreductase subunit RnfC, protein MSTTPFALICGDRSAFINGPEPAEVRIPLSGHGQKAVKKKAQVHTGMLVADHPGDKRGEAHSSICGVVAEVTPECVVITAQKPAEPAEGEEPAKTQADAIDLSSLEKDGLKAALKSLGIDLRVFLRRAELLIINGLNPDPGIRWAEALLENHKATLEKGLALLKVLSPAENIILAAHDAGISLAGASTRAVAPVYPNSVERLLAAAVTGSEQAKGVNVIGLHELYRLGCAAETGLPVTQTVMTVQDKNYLVKVGTTVQALLDHAGISVGEGDRVVLGGPLRGRSLSRLDIGIGKDDTALFVVPAGTYPPVSDTACINCGECILRCPARIRPNLLGRYSEFRMYDKCKDEYIDSCVECGLCSYWCVARRPVLQLIQLAKHQIVLQEQQVTACSLQGETK, encoded by the coding sequence ATGAGTACTACTCCCTTTGCTCTCATCTGCGGCGACAGGAGCGCATTTATCAACGGGCCGGAGCCTGCTGAGGTGCGCATACCCTTAAGTGGTCACGGTCAGAAGGCCGTGAAGAAAAAAGCCCAGGTCCATACCGGAATGCTGGTGGCCGATCACCCCGGCGACAAGCGCGGAGAGGCGCACAGCTCCATATGCGGTGTTGTGGCCGAAGTTACTCCGGAATGTGTGGTCATAACGGCGCAGAAACCTGCAGAACCGGCCGAAGGCGAAGAGCCTGCCAAGACGCAAGCCGATGCGATTGATCTGTCATCGCTTGAAAAAGACGGGCTGAAAGCAGCCCTGAAAAGCCTCGGCATCGACCTGCGGGTGTTTCTGCGCAGGGCTGAACTCCTTATCATCAACGGGCTGAATCCCGATCCCGGCATCCGCTGGGCAGAAGCTCTGCTGGAGAATCATAAAGCCACCCTTGAAAAAGGGCTCGCACTGCTCAAGGTGCTTTCTCCGGCGGAAAATATCATTCTGGCCGCACACGATGCGGGCATCAGCCTTGCCGGCGCATCCACCAGAGCGGTGGCCCCCGTTTACCCCAACAGTGTCGAAAGACTGCTTGCCGCTGCCGTGACCGGCAGTGAACAGGCCAAAGGCGTCAATGTGATAGGTCTGCACGAACTGTACAGACTGGGCTGTGCCGCCGAGACCGGACTGCCCGTCACGCAGACAGTGATGACCGTGCAGGACAAAAACTACCTGGTCAAAGTGGGCACCACCGTGCAGGCTTTGCTGGACCATGCCGGTATCAGCGTGGGCGAAGGTGACAGGGTTGTGCTGGGCGGTCCCTTGCGGGGCAGAAGCCTGAGCCGGCTGGACATAGGCATAGGCAAAGATGACACCGCGCTTTTTGTGGTGCCTGCCGGTACATATCCGCCTGTCAGCGACACCGCCTGCATCAACTGCGGCGAATGTATTCTGCGCTGTCCTGCGCGTATACGGCCCAACCTGCTGGGACGCTACAGCGAATTCCGCATGTACGACAAGTGCAAGGACGAATACATCGATTCCTGCGTGGAATGCGGACTGTGCAGTTACTGGTGCGTGGCCAGACGCCCTGTGCTCCAGCTTATCCAGCTGGCAAAACATCAGATCGTGCTTCAGGAGCAGCAGGTGACCGCCTGTTCCCTGCAGGGCGAGACCAAGTAG
- a CDS encoding RnfABCDGE type electron transport complex subunit D gives MANESLAKAPFLAVGAAPHWHCGRTIHGMMRDYLIALMPAVAMAVYMYGLDALRVMALSCVTAVVIEAVCLKAMERDVTVDDNSALLQGLLLAFLLPASAPWWLVILGSAFTILLGRLVFGGLGANPVCAPLVGWAILSISWKLEMDIDAAMLNTMLINPLTQLKYFGAQKVADISYTGLLAGQQLGALGSSQVGALLLGGIYLLVRRTVRWQLPAAFFGGVLLISGIFYAIDSSQYASPLFHLLTGSVVFGAFFLVTDSSSSPVGKAAMVIFGLLAGGMVVTIRVYGMYPDGVPFAILLANMTSPLLDMIRPKPFGAR, from the coding sequence ATGGCAAACGAATCATTGGCCAAAGCCCCGTTTCTCGCCGTCGGGGCGGCTCCGCACTGGCATTGCGGGCGCACCATACACGGCATGATGCGGGATTATCTTATCGCCCTGATGCCCGCGGTGGCCATGGCCGTCTATATGTACGGTCTGGACGCGCTGCGGGTTATGGCCCTTTCATGCGTGACTGCGGTGGTTATAGAGGCCGTGTGCCTGAAAGCCATGGAGCGCGATGTCACGGTGGACGACAACAGTGCCCTGTTGCAGGGGCTGCTGCTGGCTTTTCTGCTGCCTGCCTCCGCCCCGTGGTGGCTGGTTATTCTGGGCAGCGCCTTCACAATTTTACTCGGACGTCTGGTCTTCGGCGGACTGGGGGCAAACCCCGTATGTGCGCCGCTGGTGGGCTGGGCCATTCTTTCCATTTCGTGGAAGCTGGAAATGGATATCGACGCGGCCATGCTTAACACCATGCTGATCAACCCGCTTACGCAGCTGAAGTATTTCGGTGCGCAGAAAGTGGCGGACATCAGCTACACCGGCCTGCTGGCCGGACAGCAGCTGGGGGCTCTGGGCTCTTCGCAGGTGGGCGCGCTGCTGCTGGGCGGAATATATCTGCTGGTGCGGCGCACCGTGCGCTGGCAGCTGCCCGCGGCATTCTTCGGCGGCGTGCTGCTGATTTCAGGCATTTTCTACGCCATAGACAGCAGCCAGTACGCTTCGCCTCTTTTCCATCTGCTCACAGGCAGTGTGGTGTTCGGCGCCTTCTTTCTGGTGACGGACTCTTCCTCTTCTCCCGTGGGCAAGGCCGCCATGGTCATCTTCGGCCTGCTGGCCGGAGGTATGGTGGTAACCATCAGGGTCTACGGCATGTATCCCGACGGCGTGCCCTTTGCCATTCTGCTGGCAAACATGACATCGCCGCTGCTGGATATGATCCGCCCCAAGCCTTTCGGAGCGAGGTAA
- the rnfG gene encoding RnfABCDGE type electron transport complex subunit G — protein sequence MREIIKMIVVLSTICVISGFALSSLKKLTAPQIELQVLTYVQGPAIKDVLSGYDNDPIADRRRFTDPSTGAEYNVFPAKKGGKLFAVALENFGGGYGGDIGVMVGFDVENDVLTGIGVTTMKETPGLGTVIAEDSFTSKFTGKGLDVALKSDGGEIDGISGATFSSIGCMVAVQKASAVYKSLKSEIVTGFN from the coding sequence ATGCGTGAAATCATTAAAATGATCGTGGTGCTTTCCACAATCTGCGTCATATCGGGCTTTGCCCTTTCTTCGCTGAAAAAACTGACCGCCCCCCAGATAGAGCTTCAGGTTCTGACCTATGTGCAGGGACCGGCCATCAAGGACGTGCTTTCCGGATACGACAACGACCCCATTGCAGACCGGCGCAGGTTTACCGACCCCTCCACGGGGGCCGAGTACAACGTGTTTCCGGCCAAAAAAGGCGGCAAGCTTTTTGCCGTGGCGCTTGAAAACTTCGGCGGCGGTTACGGCGGCGATATCGGCGTGATGGTGGGTTTTGACGTGGAAAACGACGTTCTGACGGGAATAGGCGTCACCACCATGAAGGAAACCCCGGGCCTTGGCACCGTCATTGCCGAAGATTCCTTCACCTCGAAGTTTACGGGCAAGGGGCTTGATGTGGCCCTGAAGTCCGACGGCGGAGAGATTGACGGTATTTCCGGTGCGACGTTCTCCAGTATCGGCTGCATGGTTGCCGTGCAGAAAGCCTCTGCGGTCTACAAATCGCTGAAGAGCGAGATCGTCACAGGCTTCAACTAG
- the rsxE gene encoding electron transport complex subunit RsxE, giving the protein MASMWKEFSKGLWREIPPFRLVLGLCPVLAVTKSANNGFGMGMAVIFVLFLSNVIISLVRNLIPKKVRIACYIAIAASLVVAIELLMQAYAYPLYQQLGIFVPLIVVNCIILGRAEAFAGKNPVHLAAADGLGIGMGFCLSLTFLGSLREMLGTGTVFGHQVMWQGFKPLTFMVEAPGAFISLGLVLGAMNLLSIVQAKRKGIPEPENPTPGCESCRGCAAGHR; this is encoded by the coding sequence ATGGCCAGCATGTGGAAAGAGTTCAGCAAAGGCCTGTGGAGGGAAATTCCTCCGTTCAGGCTGGTTCTGGGGCTGTGCCCGGTGCTTGCGGTCACCAAGTCCGCCAATAACGGCTTCGGTATGGGCATGGCGGTAATCTTCGTGCTCTTTTTATCCAACGTCATCATTTCGCTGGTGCGCAACCTTATTCCCAAAAAGGTGCGCATCGCCTGTTATATCGCCATCGCCGCCTCGCTGGTGGTGGCCATCGAGCTGCTTATGCAGGCATATGCCTATCCGTTGTACCAGCAGCTCGGCATCTTTGTTCCCCTGATTGTTGTTAACTGCATCATTCTGGGGCGTGCAGAAGCTTTTGCAGGTAAAAACCCGGTGCATCTGGCCGCGGCTGACGGGCTGGGCATCGGCATGGGCTTCTGCCTGTCGCTCACCTTTCTCGGCTCGCTGCGCGAAATGCTGGGCACCGGTACGGTTTTCGGCCATCAGGTGATGTGGCAGGGGTTCAAACCCCTCACATTCATGGTCGAAGCGCCGGGCGCGTTCATTTCTCTGGGGCTTGTTCTGGGCGCCATGAACCTGCTCAGCATTGTGCAGGCCAAGCGCAAGGGCATCCCCGAACCGGAAAACCCGACCCCCGGCTGCGAATCGTGTCGCGGCTGCGCCGCAGGTCACAGGTAA